The Candidatus Methylomirabilota bacterium genome has a segment encoding these proteins:
- a CDS encoding amidohydrolase family protein: MAHYLSDEELSRTAPAEVASFPSPVPTQIVSNGEFNPVPQTREQQRVEARIKELAESLGPRHGMDRRQFLASSAGMAAAFLAMNEVFGPLFDVSRAEAQTPGVANQRAGGLAKQFIIDAQTHFVRDDFNQAGLLDLAKYAKQNWNPTLWGENTLARYKFENYVKEIFVDSDTKVALLSGAPFDDPAWDFLSNDQMAMARASINKISGSRRLLAHSVITPKRAGWMDEVDRCIATIKPDSWKGYTIGDPLFPSKQQSYWRLDDDKLMYPFYEKMSKSGINTICIHKGLLPADYEKSWPGVWEYNTVWDVGKAAKDWPKLNFVIYHSALRPFLETPDDALAEFDKTGRIQWATDLAEIPSKYGVRNVYGEIGTAFANSAVANPRFAAAFMGTMIRGLGADHVIWGTDSLWYGSPQWQIEALRRLEIPADMQKKHGFAALGAADGPVKTQIFSRNTARLYRLDMKAAQGALTSDKIAAIKAEYVALGGERSNARYGYVHRVTG, translated from the coding sequence ATGGCCCACTACCTCAGCGACGAGGAGCTGTCGCGAACGGCGCCCGCCGAGGTCGCATCGTTCCCCTCCCCCGTCCCAACCCAGATCGTGTCGAACGGAGAGTTCAACCCGGTGCCTCAGACGCGGGAGCAGCAGCGCGTGGAGGCGCGCATCAAGGAGCTGGCCGAGAGCCTGGGACCGCGGCACGGCATGGACCGGCGCCAGTTCCTCGCCTCGAGCGCCGGGATGGCCGCCGCGTTCCTCGCCATGAACGAGGTGTTCGGGCCGCTCTTCGACGTCAGCCGCGCCGAGGCCCAGACCCCGGGAGTGGCCAACCAGCGGGCGGGCGGGCTCGCCAAGCAGTTCATCATCGACGCCCAGACCCACTTCGTGCGCGACGACTTCAACCAGGCCGGCCTGCTCGACCTCGCCAAGTACGCCAAGCAGAACTGGAATCCCACGCTGTGGGGCGAGAACACGCTGGCCCGCTACAAGTTCGAGAACTACGTCAAGGAGATCTTCGTCGACAGCGACACCAAGGTGGCACTCCTGTCCGGCGCGCCCTTCGACGACCCCGCCTGGGACTTCCTCAGCAACGACCAGATGGCGATGGCGCGCGCCTCGATCAACAAGATCAGCGGCTCGCGACGTCTGCTCGCGCACTCGGTGATCACGCCCAAGCGGGCGGGCTGGATGGACGAGGTCGACCGCTGCATCGCCACCATCAAGCCCGATTCCTGGAAGGGTTACACCATCGGCGACCCGCTGTTCCCCTCCAAGCAGCAGTCCTACTGGCGGCTCGACGACGACAAGCTGATGTACCCGTTCTACGAGAAGATGAGCAAGTCCGGCATCAACACGATCTGCATCCACAAGGGGCTGCTCCCCGCCGACTACGAGAAGTCGTGGCCCGGCGTCTGGGAGTACAACACGGTGTGGGACGTGGGGAAGGCGGCCAAGGACTGGCCGAAGCTCAACTTCGTGATCTACCACTCGGCGCTCCGGCCCTTCCTGGAGACGCCCGACGACGCGCTCGCCGAGTTCGACAAGACCGGCCGAATCCAGTGGGCCACCGATCTGGCCGAGATCCCGTCCAAGTACGGCGTCCGCAACGTGTACGGCGAGATCGGCACCGCCTTCGCGAATTCCGCGGTGGCCAATCCGCGGTTCGCGGCCGCGTTCATGGGCACCATGATCCGCGGTCTCGGCGCCGACCACGTCATCTGGGGCACCGATTCGCTCTGGTACGGCTCACCGCAGTGGCAGATCGAGGCGCTCCGTCGGCTGGAGATTCCCGCCGACATGCAGAAGAAGCACGGCTTCGCCGCCCTGGGGGCCGCCGACGGCCCGGTGAAGACGCAGATCTTCTCCCGCAACACCGCCCGCCTCTATCGCCTCGACATGAAGGCGGCCCAGGGCGCCCTCACGAGCGACAAGATCGCGGCCATCAAGGCCGAATACGTCGCGCTGGGAGGCGAGCGCAGCAACGCCCGCTACGGCTACGTGCATCGTGTGACCGGCTAG
- a CDS encoding response regulator codes for MMTKRVLVVDDQTPVRELVAAVLAADGHAVETARDGADALRILDGQPGYDLIVSDLKMPGLDGPSLYLELTRRWPDTRPHLLFISGFVESPEYAGFLQGTRVQVLLKPFDVDELSRAVAAILAG; via the coding sequence ATGATGACCAAGCGAGTGCTCGTGGTGGACGATCAAACGCCGGTGCGGGAGCTGGTGGCCGCGGTGCTGGCCGCGGACGGCCACGCGGTGGAGACCGCGCGCGACGGCGCCGATGCGCTACGAATCCTGGACGGCCAGCCGGGCTACGACCTGATCGTGAGCGACCTGAAGATGCCGGGGCTCGACGGGCCGAGCCTCTATCTCGAGCTCACCCGCCGCTGGCCCGATACGCGACCGCACCTGCTGTTCATCTCCGGCTTCGTGGAGTCACCCGAGTACGCGGGCTTCCTCCAGGGCACGCGGGTGCAGGTCCTGCTCAAGCCCTTCGACGTGGACGAGCTCTCGCGCGCAGTCGCCGCCATCCTCGCCGGCTAG
- the clpB gene encoding ATP-dependent chaperone ClpB → MRLDKLTVKAQEAIQAAQSLADQGNHQAIEPEHLLQALLQQQEGVVGPLLAKLGARPETLARQVQAEIEKLPKVRGGGGRQYASPRFEGMITRAWEEAERLKDEYVSTEHLLIAIAQEKGGGAARLLAAAGVTPEAIYRSLVDVRGSQRVTDPNPEDKYQALQRYSKDLTELARKGKLDPVIGRDEEIRRVVQVLSRRTKNNPVLIGEPGVGKTAIVEGLAQRIVAGDVPEGLRNKRLVAVDIGAMVAGSKYRGEFEDRLKAVLREITESNGEIICFIDELHTLVGAGAAEGAVDAANMLKPALARGELRCVGATTLDEYRKHVEKDPALERRFQPVMVREPSVEDTIAILRGLKEKYEVHHKVKIKDAALVAAAVLSHRYIADRFLPDKAIDLIDEAASRLRIEIDSMPAELDETKRRIMQLEIERVSVARESDEVSRERLARLDAEVAELRERSARLTSQWEAEKHAILTIGKTKEEAEVARAAMADAERRGDLQKAAELRYGTLMELDKRLTAENARLADLQKSGRMLREEVDEEDVAETVAKWTGIPVTRLLEAEVQKLVKMEERLGERVIGQREAIVAVSNAVRRARSGLSDPNRPIGSFLFLGPTGVGKTELARALAEFLFDDERAMIRIDMSEYMEKHTVSRLIGAPPGYVGYDEGGQLTEAVRRRPYSVVLFDEIEKAHGDVFNVLLQLLDDGRLTDGHGRTVDFRNTVVIMTSNLGSQFFREETDLQRVRALILDLLKQALRPEFLNRIDEIVIFQPLGREEIAAIVEIQARHLVKRLADRRVTLELRPAAKALLAQEGYDPVYGARPLKRTIQRMIQDSLALELLNGTFGEGDTVAADVDHGKVVFRKTAEATPA, encoded by the coding sequence ATGAGGCTGGACAAGCTGACCGTCAAGGCCCAGGAAGCGATACAGGCCGCGCAGTCCCTCGCCGACCAGGGCAACCACCAGGCCATCGAGCCCGAGCACCTGCTCCAGGCGCTCCTGCAGCAGCAGGAGGGCGTGGTGGGGCCGCTGCTCGCGAAGCTCGGCGCGCGTCCCGAGACGCTCGCGCGCCAGGTGCAGGCGGAGATCGAGAAGCTGCCCAAGGTGCGCGGCGGCGGCGGCCGGCAGTACGCCTCCCCACGCTTCGAGGGCATGATCACCCGTGCCTGGGAGGAGGCGGAGCGGCTCAAGGACGAGTACGTCTCGACCGAGCACCTGCTGATCGCCATCGCGCAGGAGAAGGGCGGCGGGGCCGCCCGCCTGCTCGCCGCGGCGGGCGTGACCCCGGAGGCCATCTACCGCTCGCTGGTGGACGTGCGCGGCAGCCAGCGCGTGACCGATCCGAACCCGGAGGACAAGTACCAGGCCCTGCAGCGCTATTCCAAGGACCTCACCGAGCTGGCCCGCAAGGGCAAGCTCGATCCGGTGATCGGCCGCGACGAGGAGATCCGGCGCGTGGTCCAGGTGCTCTCGCGCCGGACCAAGAACAACCCGGTGCTGATCGGCGAGCCCGGCGTGGGCAAGACCGCCATCGTGGAAGGGCTGGCCCAGCGCATCGTCGCCGGCGACGTGCCGGAGGGGCTGCGCAACAAGCGGCTGGTCGCCGTCGACATCGGCGCGATGGTGGCGGGCTCGAAGTACCGCGGAGAGTTCGAGGACCGTCTCAAGGCGGTGCTGCGCGAGATCACCGAGTCCAACGGCGAGATCATCTGCTTCATCGACGAGCTGCACACCCTGGTGGGCGCGGGCGCGGCGGAGGGTGCGGTGGACGCGGCCAACATGCTGAAGCCGGCCCTGGCCCGCGGCGAGCTGCGCTGCGTGGGCGCCACCACGCTCGACGAATACCGCAAGCATGTCGAGAAGGACCCCGCGCTCGAGCGGCGGTTCCAGCCGGTGATGGTGCGCGAACCCTCGGTGGAGGACACCATCGCGATCCTCCGAGGCCTGAAGGAGAAGTACGAGGTGCACCACAAGGTGAAGATCAAGGACGCGGCGCTGGTGGCGGCCGCGGTGCTGTCGCATCGCTACATCGCGGACCGCTTCCTGCCCGACAAGGCCATCGACCTGATCGACGAGGCGGCCTCGCGGCTGCGTATCGAGATCGACTCGATGCCCGCGGAGCTGGACGAGACCAAGCGCCGCATCATGCAGCTCGAGATCGAGCGGGTGTCGGTGGCGCGCGAATCGGACGAGGTCTCGCGCGAGCGCCTGGCCCGGCTCGACGCCGAGGTGGCCGAGCTGCGGGAACGGTCGGCCCGCCTCACCAGCCAGTGGGAGGCCGAGAAGCACGCGATCCTGACCATCGGCAAGACCAAGGAGGAGGCCGAAGTGGCCCGCGCGGCCATGGCCGACGCGGAGCGGCGCGGAGATCTACAAAAGGCGGCGGAGCTGCGCTACGGCACCCTCATGGAGCTGGACAAGCGCCTGACCGCCGAGAACGCGCGGCTCGCGGATCTCCAGAAGAGCGGCCGCATGCTACGCGAGGAGGTGGACGAGGAGGACGTGGCCGAAACGGTGGCCAAGTGGACCGGGATCCCGGTGACCCGGCTTCTCGAAGCCGAGGTGCAGAAGCTCGTGAAGATGGAGGAGCGCCTGGGCGAGCGGGTGATCGGTCAGCGCGAGGCGATCGTGGCGGTGTCCAACGCGGTCCGGCGTGCGCGCTCCGGCCTCTCGGATCCGAACCGGCCCATCGGCTCGTTCCTGTTCCTGGGCCCCACCGGCGTGGGCAAGACCGAGCTGGCCCGCGCGCTCGCCGAGTTCCTGTTCGACGACGAGCGGGCCATGATCCGCATCGACATGTCGGAGTACATGGAGAAGCACACGGTGTCTCGCCTCATCGGGGCGCCCCCCGGCTACGTGGGGTACGACGAGGGCGGCCAGCTCACCGAAGCGGTGCGCCGGCGGCCCTACTCGGTGGTGCTCTTCGACGAGATCGAGAAGGCCCACGGCGACGTCTTCAACGTCCTGCTCCAGCTGCTGGACGACGGCCGCCTGACCGACGGCCACGGCCGCACGGTCGATTTCCGCAACACGGTGGTCATCATGACCTCGAACCTGGGTAGCCAGTTCTTCCGCGAGGAGACGGATCTCCAGCGGGTGCGCGCGCTGATCCTGGACCTGCTCAAGCAGGCGCTGCGGCCGGAGTTCCTGAACCGCATCGACGAGATCGTGATCTTCCAGCCGCTCGGCCGGGAGGAGATCGCCGCGATCGTGGAGATCCAGGCCCGGCACCTCGTGAAGCGGCTCGCCGACAGGCGGGTCACGCTCGAGCTGCGCCCGGCCGCCAAGGCGCTGCTCGCCCAGGAAGGCTACGATCCGGTGTACGGGGCGCGGCCGCTCAAGCGGACCATCCAGCGGATGATCCAGGACTCGCTGGCCCTGGAGCTGCTGAACGGTACCTTCGGCGAGGGCGACACGGTGGCGGCCGACGTCGACCACGGCAAGGTCGTCTTCCGCAAGACCGCAGAGGCGACGCCGGCCTAG
- a CDS encoding DnaJ C-terminal domain-containing protein — protein sequence MEYKDYYKALGVDRTADDKAIKTAYRRLARKHHPDVNRGNAERFKEISEAYTVLSDPEKRKRYDTLGPDWERYAQAETGGGGRSPFEGRPFGGSGGRFTQGDAAGFSDFFRTIFGDLGGFRRAQPGAGPSAEFEFSDLGDLGGGFGGGFGPAGKGSDVEAGIQLTLEEAFQGTRKAISIELNEPCPQCGGSGNVNRRPCPRCRGGGWTKATRNLEVKIPAGVDTGSRVRVAAEGPGGGSGNRTDRGDLYLRVTVAPHPRFERKGDDLHTDLALPMTVAALGGEVSVPTLKGPVSMKIPPETSSGRTFRLPGRGMPHLKGDGAGDEYVKVQIVIPTGLSPRERELFEEMKRLRAETN from the coding sequence ATGGAATACAAGGACTACTACAAAGCGCTGGGGGTCGACCGGACGGCCGACGACAAGGCCATCAAGACGGCGTATCGCCGGCTGGCCCGCAAGCACCACCCCGACGTCAACCGAGGCAACGCCGAGCGCTTCAAGGAGATCAGCGAGGCCTACACGGTCCTCTCCGACCCGGAGAAGCGCAAGCGATACGACACGCTCGGACCGGACTGGGAGCGGTACGCGCAAGCGGAGACCGGAGGCGGAGGCCGCTCGCCCTTCGAGGGGCGCCCCTTCGGCGGATCTGGTGGGCGGTTCACTCAAGGGGACGCGGCCGGGTTCTCGGACTTCTTCCGCACGATCTTCGGCGACCTGGGCGGCTTCCGTCGCGCGCAGCCGGGCGCGGGGCCCTCGGCCGAGTTCGAGTTCTCGGATCTCGGCGATCTGGGCGGCGGCTTCGGCGGAGGCTTCGGCCCGGCCGGCAAGGGCAGCGACGTGGAGGCGGGCATCCAGCTCACGCTCGAGGAGGCGTTTCAGGGCACGCGGAAGGCGATCTCGATCGAGCTGAACGAGCCGTGCCCGCAATGCGGCGGCTCGGGCAATGTCAACCGCCGCCCGTGCCCGCGCTGCCGCGGCGGCGGCTGGACCAAGGCCACGCGCAACCTGGAGGTCAAGATCCCGGCCGGGGTGGACACCGGCTCGCGGGTGCGCGTGGCCGCGGAGGGACCGGGCGGCGGCTCCGGCAACCGCACGGACCGCGGCGACCTCTACCTGCGGGTCACGGTGGCGCCGCACCCGCGCTTCGAGCGCAAGGGCGACGACCTGCACACCGACCTGGCGCTGCCGATGACGGTGGCGGCCCTCGGCGGCGAGGTCTCGGTACCGACGCTCAAGGGCCCGGTGTCGATGAAGATCCCGCCGGAGACATCGAGCGGCAGGACGTTCCGGCTGCCCGGCCGCGGCATGCCGCATTTGAAAGGCGACGGTGCCGGCGACGAGTACGTGAAGGTGCAGATCGTGATACCGACCGGGCTCAGCCCGAGAGAACGAGAGCTCTTCGAGGAGATGAAGAGGCTCAGAGCGGAGACCAACTGA
- a CDS encoding hydantoinase/oxoprolinase family protein, producing MTRTCTLAIDVGGTFTDITFTDAATGALWVAKTPSTPGDLSTGFITAVRKVLALAGRGPGDVLRVFHGTTTATNAILEGKTPPTALVTTAGFKYVLEIGRHDIPRHGNLYGWSKPTRPVTPERVFEISERLDADGSVLTPLDEPAARALARQIGPLGVPAVAVVFLHAYANPAHEQRMQAILAEECPDVLVSLSSEVLPQFREFERTMATALNAAVMPPVSRYVSVLREALDGEGVGAPLLIMKSDGGVTSAATCVRQPVQTVLSGPAAGVVGAVSVGHSAGHADIISIDVGGTSADICLVRAGRPEVTKDGMIGPFPLKLPMVDIHTIGAGGGSIATVTGAGRLTVGPRSAGAEPGPVCYGRGGHEPTVTDAHLILGRIPPALLGGELPLDVAAARAAMADRIGRPLGLGVEEAAAGVIEIIDNAMARAIRTVSVGRGHDPRRFALVAFGGAGPLHACRLAELLEIPTVVVPPRPGVLSTWGLLDTDIRATFVRTAGVAHRRLADAGPPVSELEAAWAGLERQAQAWLAGEQVPPERRRFERAADLRYEHQSFELTCPLGEGSITAVALQGLVGTFHAEHRRLYSYDLPSAPVELVNLRLTAVGALPRRAPHVPAAGVGRLAEARVGSRPVYFRGAGFLDTPSYARDRLGPGMTLTGPAIVEQSDATPLIAPGFHARVDAAHNLVVGRETAVRGVGERGAAAQTA from the coding sequence GTGACCAGGACCTGCACCCTCGCGATCGACGTCGGCGGGACCTTCACCGACATCACGTTCACCGATGCGGCCACCGGCGCGCTCTGGGTCGCGAAGACGCCGTCCACGCCCGGCGACCTGTCGACCGGGTTCATCACCGCGGTGAGGAAGGTGCTGGCGCTGGCCGGCCGCGGCCCCGGCGACGTGTTGCGCGTGTTTCACGGCACCACCACCGCGACCAACGCCATCCTCGAAGGCAAGACGCCGCCGACCGCGCTCGTGACCACCGCCGGCTTCAAGTACGTGCTGGAGATCGGACGGCACGACATCCCGCGCCACGGCAACCTGTACGGCTGGTCCAAGCCGACCCGGCCCGTCACGCCGGAGCGCGTGTTCGAGATCTCGGAGCGGCTCGACGCCGACGGCTCGGTGCTCACCCCGCTGGACGAGCCGGCGGCGCGGGCGCTCGCGCGTCAGATCGGCCCGCTCGGTGTTCCCGCGGTGGCGGTGGTCTTCCTGCACGCCTACGCCAATCCGGCGCACGAGCAGCGCATGCAGGCGATCCTGGCCGAGGAGTGTCCGGACGTGCTGGTGTCGCTGTCCTCCGAGGTGCTGCCGCAGTTCCGCGAGTTCGAGCGCACGATGGCCACCGCGCTGAACGCAGCGGTGATGCCGCCGGTCAGCCGCTACGTGAGCGTGCTCCGCGAGGCCCTGGACGGAGAAGGCGTGGGCGCGCCGCTCTTGATCATGAAGTCGGACGGCGGGGTGACGAGCGCCGCGACGTGCGTGCGCCAGCCGGTGCAGACCGTGCTCTCGGGTCCCGCCGCGGGGGTGGTCGGCGCGGTGTCGGTCGGACACTCTGCCGGCCACGCCGACATCATCTCGATCGACGTGGGTGGCACGAGCGCCGACATCTGCCTGGTGCGCGCGGGCCGACCGGAAGTCACGAAGGACGGGATGATCGGCCCGTTCCCGCTCAAGCTGCCGATGGTCGACATCCACACCATCGGGGCCGGCGGCGGCTCCATCGCCACGGTGACCGGCGCGGGACGGCTCACGGTGGGGCCGCGCAGCGCGGGCGCCGAGCCGGGGCCGGTCTGCTACGGCCGTGGAGGCCACGAGCCGACCGTCACCGACGCGCACCTCATCCTCGGCCGCATCCCGCCCGCTCTGCTGGGCGGCGAGCTGCCGCTCGACGTGGCCGCGGCGCGCGCGGCGATGGCCGACCGCATCGGCCGGCCCCTCGGCCTGGGCGTCGAGGAGGCGGCGGCCGGCGTGATCGAGATCATCGACAACGCGATGGCGCGCGCCATCCGCACGGTCTCCGTCGGGCGCGGGCACGACCCGCGCCGCTTCGCGCTGGTGGCCTTCGGCGGCGCGGGCCCGCTGCACGCCTGCCGCCTCGCCGAGCTGCTCGAGATCCCGACGGTGGTGGTCCCGCCCCGGCCCGGCGTGCTGTCGACGTGGGGCCTGCTCGACACCGACATCCGCGCTACCTTCGTGAGGACCGCGGGCGTGGCCCATCGGCGGCTCGCCGACGCGGGCCCCCCGGTCTCCGAGCTCGAAGCGGCCTGGGCCGGCCTGGAGCGGCAGGCGCAGGCCTGGCTCGCCGGCGAGCAGGTGCCGCCCGAGCGCCGGCGCTTCGAGCGCGCGGCCGACCTGCGCTACGAGCACCAGAGCTTCGAGCTGACGTGCCCGCTCGGCGAGGGGTCGATCACCGCGGTCGCGCTGCAGGGACTGGTCGGCACCTTTCACGCCGAGCATCGGCGGCTCTACAGCTACGATCTGCCGTCGGCGCCGGTGGAGCTGGTGAACCTGCGGCTCACCGCGGTCGGAGCCCTCCCGCGTCGCGCCCCTCACGTGCCGGCGGCCGGGGTGGGGCGCCTCGCGGAAGCCCGCGTCGGGAGCCGCCCGGTGTATTTCCGGGGTGCCGGCTTCCTCGACACGCCCTCCTACGCGCGCGACCGGCTCGGCCCGGGCATGACTCTCACCGGGCCGGCGATCGTCGAGCAGAGCGACGCCACTCCGCTGATCGCCCCGGGGTTCCACGCGCGCGTCGACGCCGCCCACAATCTCGTGGTGGGACGCGAGACGGCGGTGCGCGGGGTGGGGGAGCGCGGGGCGGCGGCGCAGACGGCATAG
- a CDS encoding hydantoinase B/oxoprolinase family protein, which yields MAEPARLETTVDPITLEIIRGSLGSAIRDMELLMERCAMSPFIKEKKDYFVGIFDTRGRIVACHISGSGPGMLQAIMKTYPLETMRPGDVYWFNDPYVSDGAVQHHQDMVFAVPIFHEGRLVGFATTFGHYQDIGGLRAGSISPHATEIYHEGVLVPPVRIVREGHLNEEAYRIFLRNSRLPDLVEGDTRAMMASCRLAETRLGELCGRYGVDTVLAAFEACIAQTAERARELFLELVPSGRWRFHDFLDSDGGREERPYRIDLTLERRGDHVSLDGSNSDDQARGPINFTTNPGLLRIAFGRYLQSLDADLEVNEGLLHNLDEWIAREGSLLKPRFPAPLGMRANTRFRVMSCIFGTLAQANGGRVPAGSPVYVLYYFRAWDPVRQRPILCIEGLGVGLGARPFADGVDVIYYIAQENYPVEYVERDFPLRVERYAVRPDSGGPGLYRGGTGVVRDVRVLAERAELATRMENTLVAPYGVAGGSAGRTGRIVLNPHTPQERVLPALGDGIVLERGDLLRLETCGGGGWGDPLAREPERVRQDVARGFITARGALADYGVALDDATLEIDKTATQEERARRARDLPLIDRGPGFAEAEARWRAFRAS from the coding sequence ATGGCTGAGCCCGCTCGACTCGAGACGACGGTCGATCCGATCACGCTCGAGATCATCCGGGGGAGCCTGGGCTCGGCCATCCGCGACATGGAGCTCCTGATGGAGCGGTGCGCGATGTCGCCGTTCATCAAGGAGAAGAAGGACTACTTCGTCGGCATCTTCGACACCCGGGGGCGCATCGTGGCCTGCCACATCTCGGGCAGCGGGCCCGGCATGCTGCAGGCCATCATGAAGACGTATCCGCTCGAGACCATGCGGCCGGGCGACGTGTACTGGTTCAACGACCCGTATGTCTCCGACGGGGCGGTGCAGCATCACCAGGACATGGTGTTCGCGGTGCCGATCTTCCACGAGGGCCGGCTGGTGGGCTTCGCCACCACCTTCGGGCATTACCAGGACATCGGCGGGCTGCGCGCCGGCTCCATCTCGCCGCACGCCACCGAGATCTACCACGAGGGCGTGCTGGTGCCCCCCGTGCGGATCGTCCGCGAGGGCCACCTGAACGAAGAGGCCTACCGGATCTTCCTGCGCAACTCGCGCCTGCCCGATCTGGTCGAGGGCGACACGCGCGCGATGATGGCCTCCTGCCGGCTGGCCGAGACGCGGCTCGGCGAGCTGTGCGGCCGCTACGGGGTCGACACCGTGCTGGCCGCTTTCGAGGCATGCATCGCCCAGACCGCGGAGCGGGCGCGCGAGCTGTTCCTCGAGCTGGTCCCATCGGGGCGGTGGCGCTTCCACGACTTCCTCGATAGCGACGGCGGCCGCGAGGAGCGGCCCTATCGCATCGACCTCACCCTGGAGCGCCGGGGCGACCACGTGAGCCTGGACGGCTCGAATTCCGATGACCAGGCGCGCGGCCCGATCAACTTCACCACCAATCCCGGGCTGCTGCGCATCGCCTTCGGTCGCTATCTGCAGTCGCTCGATGCCGATCTGGAGGTCAACGAGGGCCTGCTCCACAACCTGGACGAGTGGATCGCCCGCGAGGGGAGCCTCCTCAAGCCGCGCTTCCCGGCGCCCCTCGGCATGCGCGCCAATACCCGCTTCCGGGTGATGTCCTGCATCTTCGGCACCCTCGCCCAGGCCAACGGCGGCCGCGTTCCCGCGGGCTCGCCGGTCTACGTGCTCTACTACTTCCGCGCGTGGGACCCGGTGCGGCAACGCCCGATCCTCTGCATCGAGGGGCTGGGCGTGGGGCTCGGAGCGCGGCCGTTCGCCGATGGCGTGGACGTCATCTACTACATCGCCCAGGAGAACTACCCGGTCGAGTACGTGGAGCGCGACTTCCCGCTGCGGGTGGAGCGCTACGCGGTGCGACCGGACTCGGGGGGCCCCGGGCTCTACCGCGGCGGCACCGGCGTGGTGCGCGACGTGCGGGTGCTCGCCGAGCGCGCGGAGCTGGCCACTCGCATGGAGAACACGCTGGTCGCGCCATACGGGGTTGCGGGCGGGAGCGCGGGACGCACCGGCCGCATCGTGCTGAACCCGCACACGCCGCAGGAGCGCGTGCTGCCCGCCCTGGGCGACGGCATCGTGCTCGAGCGCGGCGACCTCCTGCGCCTCGAGACGTGCGGCGGGGGCGGCTGGGGCGACCCGCTGGCCCGCGAGCCGGAGCGGGTGCGCCAGGACGTGGCGCGCGGCTTCATCACCGCGCGCGGGGCGCTCGCCGACTACGGAGTCGCGCTGGACGACGCGACGCTCGAGATCGACAAGACCGCCACCCAGGAGGAGCGGGCCCGCCGCGCCCGCGACCTGCCGCTCATCGATCGCGGTCCCGGCTTTGCGGAGGCCGAGGCGCGCTGGCGCGCGTTCCGGGCCTCCTGA